The Rhodobacter sp. genome segment CTTCTGCGCCGGGCGCAGGGTCTTGCCATGCACCCGGCCATAAAAGTTGCGATGCGTGCGCAGGGCCGCCAGGGCGGGATGCGGGGGCAGGTCGGGCTTGGGGGTCTGGTCGCTCATGGCCCGCCGCCATAGCGATCCGGGCCCCGACAGGCAAGCCTTCTCACCTTGTCGCAAGAACGCACGGGAGGGTCCAGGGAGGGGGCGTGCCTCCTCCCTGGGCAGGGGGTGCGGGGGGCGGCAGCCCCCCGCCGCCGCCCCGGGCCGCCACCCAGATGCCGCGCGCCGCCGTTGAAGACCCGGGCATTCCGCGCTATCTGACCCCCATTCGCAACAGGACCTGCCCCATGACCCAGCCGCGCAAGCTCTTCATCAAGACCTACGGCTGCCAGATGAACGTCTACGACAGCGAGCGCATGGCCGAGGCACTGGGCGCTTCGGGCTATGTCCAGACCGACCGCGCCGAAGACGCCGACATGATCTTGCTGAACACCTGCCATATCCGCGAAAAGGCCGCGGAAAAGGTCTATTCCGAACTTGGCCGCCTGCGCCCGCTGAAGGACGCGAACCCCGATCTCAGGATCGGCATCGCCGGTTGCGTCGCCCAGGCCGAGGGGGCGGAAATCCTGAAGCGCGCGCCCGTGGTGGACCTGGTCGTCGGCCCCCAGACCTATCACCGCCTGCCCGCGATGGAAGCCGCCGTCCGGGCTGGCGCCCGCCCCGTGGACACCGATTTCCCCGAGGAAGACAAATTCGAGCACCTGCCCCGGGGCCCGCGCGCGCGCCGCGGCCCGACGGCCTTCCTGACCGTGCAGGAAGGCTGCGACAAGTTCTGCGCTTTCTGCGTCGTGCCCTATACCCGCGGTGCCGAGGTCAGCCGCCCGGCCGAGCGCCTGCTGCGCGAGGCGCGCGACCTGGTGGACCGGGGCGTGCGCGAGATCACGCTGCTGGGCCAGAACGTCAACGGCTACCATGGCGCGGGAACCGACGGCGCCGACTGGTCGCTGGCCCGGCTGGTGCGCGCGCTGGCCGAGATCCCCGACCTGTGGCGCATCCGCTACACCACCAGCCACCCCAACGACATGTCCGACGACCTGATCGCCGCCCATGCCGAGGTGGACAAGCTCATGCCCTACCTGCACCTGCCGGTGCAGTCGGGCTCGGACCGGGTGCTCAAGGCGATGAACCGCAAGCATACCGCCGACGCCTATCTGCGCCTGATCGAGCGGCTGCGCGCGGCGCGCCCCGACCTGGCACTGTCGG includes the following:
- the miaB gene encoding tRNA (N6-isopentenyl adenosine(37)-C2)-methylthiotransferase MiaB, whose amino-acid sequence is MTQPRKLFIKTYGCQMNVYDSERMAEALGASGYVQTDRAEDADMILLNTCHIREKAAEKVYSELGRLRPLKDANPDLRIGIAGCVAQAEGAEILKRAPVVDLVVGPQTYHRLPAMEAAVRAGARPVDTDFPEEDKFEHLPRGPRARRGPTAFLTVQEGCDKFCAFCVVPYTRGAEVSRPAERLLREARDLVDRGVREITLLGQNVNGYHGAGTDGADWSLARLVRALAEIPDLWRIRYTTSHPNDMSDDLIAAHAEVDKLMPYLHLPVQSGSDRVLKAMNRKHTADAYLRLIERLRAARPDLALSGDFIVGFPGETERDFEDTLALVRAVGYHSAFSFKYSARPGTPAAERPVLPEAALDDRLHRLQALITTQQRAAQEAMVGREVQVLVEKPGRLPGQWVGKSEHLHAVHATGPGLERGRLARVRITASAPNSLAGIAV